A part of Methanohalobium evestigatum Z-7303 genomic DNA contains:
- a CDS encoding molybdopterin biosynthesis protein, translating into MAHKEFRTLIPVDEAHRLLKQIPINHSTKSLPLEEALGYTLAEHVVSSIDVPSFDKSIMDGYAVRADDTYQAGETNPLTLCFTGSIDAGFVGDFYLNKGEAMSIATGAPIPYGADAVVKVEDTKRANSKVSVYRPVHTGENIMSRGSDIMRGEQVLCRNTRIGSREIGVLSAIGKRYIDVDTIKVGIISTGNELTTPGNPLDKGMIYDTNSYALSASVKECGATPVMYGIVEDEEKAMFNAINRAVQECNLVLTSGSTSAGAGDIMYKVIEEKGRTLFHGINIKPGKPVVAGMINGVPTIGLPGNPTSALTIFNEFIAPLIHNSQDTFDSTKDELTVTAVLGTGINSQGRQQLLPVGMVRGKVYPADKGSGAITTLADADGFIEISAETEYIESGTSVNVTLFGNVDEPDLLFAGGYCPGIEILEELSGLKFRVLNNGSSGGFSSVSTGFSDIAGINMPDDSGNYNISMIEKMKLSDVVLVKGYKREQGLIVRQNSDISGIDDILDKRLINRNRGTGTRSLLDLNLKQFADKMGMSFNNLKESLAGYNSGAKTHLAVCNAVKEGFADVGFGLRTMAENSGLKFISICEEEFDFLVQKEAMDLTEIKTLISCISSKSFADNLPSGISVYERTGEIIEF; encoded by the coding sequence ATGGCACATAAAGAATTTAGAACGTTGATTCCTGTGGATGAAGCACACAGGTTGTTAAAACAAATCCCTATTAATCATTCCACAAAATCTCTTCCTTTGGAGGAAGCACTGGGATATACCTTAGCGGAACATGTTGTTTCAAGTATAGATGTACCATCGTTTGATAAATCAATAATGGATGGGTATGCTGTTCGTGCAGATGATACCTATCAGGCAGGAGAAACAAATCCATTAACTCTATGTTTTACAGGTTCAATAGATGCTGGATTTGTTGGCGACTTTTATTTAAACAAGGGTGAAGCGATGTCCATAGCTACAGGAGCACCAATACCCTACGGTGCTGATGCAGTGGTGAAAGTGGAAGATACAAAAAGAGCAAACAGTAAGGTATCGGTTTACAGACCTGTTCATACCGGTGAGAATATCATGTCCAGAGGTTCGGATATTATGAGGGGTGAACAGGTGCTTTGTCGAAATACACGGATAGGTTCACGTGAGATAGGAGTTCTTTCAGCGATAGGAAAGCGGTATATTGATGTTGATACAATAAAAGTGGGTATTATTTCTACCGGGAATGAATTGACTACTCCTGGAAATCCTCTGGATAAAGGGATGATTTATGATACAAATTCTTATGCCCTTTCTGCAAGTGTTAAAGAGTGCGGTGCAACACCAGTAATGTATGGAATTGTGGAAGATGAAGAAAAGGCAATGTTTAATGCAATAAACAGAGCTGTGCAGGAATGCAACCTTGTCCTTACTTCCGGCAGCACATCTGCAGGTGCTGGAGATATTATGTATAAGGTAATAGAGGAGAAGGGTAGAACCCTGTTTCATGGAATTAATATCAAACCCGGTAAACCGGTTGTTGCAGGTATGATAAATGGTGTACCTACTATAGGGCTTCCAGGAAACCCTACATCAGCACTAACTATATTCAATGAGTTCATAGCACCTCTTATTCATAATTCACAGGATACGTTTGACAGTACTAAAGATGAATTGACAGTTACTGCTGTTCTTGGAACTGGTATAAATTCGCAGGGTAGACAGCAACTACTTCCGGTGGGAATGGTACGTGGGAAAGTATACCCTGCTGATAAAGGGTCAGGGGCAATAACTACCCTTGCCGATGCAGACGGATTTATAGAAATTTCAGCAGAAACCGAATATATAGAATCCGGTACATCCGTGAATGTAACACTGTTTGGAAATGTGGATGAGCCAGATTTGTTGTTTGCAGGTGGATATTGTCCGGGAATAGAAATCCTTGAAGAACTTTCAGGGCTTAAATTCAGGGTATTGAATAATGGTTCTTCTGGAGGTTTTAGTTCTGTATCAACAGGTTTTTCAGATATTGCAGGAATAAATATGCCGGATGATTCTGGTAATTATAACATATCTATGATCGAGAAAATGAAATTATCTGATGTGGTACTTGTCAAAGGTTACAAGAGGGAACAGGGTTTAATCGTTCGCCAAAATAGTGATATTTCTGGAATTGATGATATACTGGACAAACGACTGATAAATCGTAATAGAGGCACAGGGACACGAAGTTTACTGGATTTGAACCTTAAACAATTTGCTGATAAGATGGGGATGTCATTTAATAATTTAAAGGAATCTCTTGCAGGATATAACAGTGGGGCAAAAACACATCTTGCAGTTTGTAATGCTGTCAAGGAAGGATTCGCAGATGTGGGTTTTGGTCTTAGAACTATGGCTGAAAATTCAGGGTTAAAATTTATTAGTATTTGTGAAGAAGAATTTGATTTCCTGGTTCAAAAAGAAGCAATGGATTTAACTGAAATAAAGACATTGATTTCCTGCATTTCATCAAAATCTTTTGCTGATAATCTTCCATCTGGAATTTCAGTCTACGAACGAACTGGTGAAATAATTGAGTTTTAA
- the ilvE gene encoding branched-chain-amino-acid transaminase produces MSELLIYFNGEFVPKSQATTSIYDHGFLYGDGVFEGIRAYNGRVFKLDEHIDRLYDSAKAIVLDIPLTKNEMKEAILQTLRKNNLMDAYIRPIVSRGIGDLGLDPRKCTKPNVFIITQQWDALYGDLYEVGLTAVTVTTRRNAPDALSPNIKSMNYLNNILAKVEANNKGGDEAIFLDNNGYVSEGSGDNIFAVNNGKVYTPPTINNLKGITRAVSIEILKDMGYEVNEQHMGLFDLYTADEIFVTGTAAEAAPITQIDGRSIGDGKPGKVTNKVIEAFKEVTRNNGTPIYPENEVKV; encoded by the coding sequence ATGAGCGAGTTATTGATTTATTTCAACGGTGAGTTTGTTCCAAAATCCCAGGCGACGACATCGATATATGATCACGGGTTCCTCTATGGAGATGGTGTTTTTGAAGGTATCAGAGCCTACAATGGTCGGGTTTTCAAACTGGATGAACATATTGATAGACTGTACGACTCTGCGAAGGCTATTGTACTGGACATACCATTGACAAAGAATGAGATGAAAGAGGCAATACTTCAAACATTGAGAAAGAACAACCTTATGGATGCCTATATCCGCCCGATTGTATCAAGAGGAATCGGAGATCTTGGACTTGACCCGAGAAAATGTACAAAACCAAATGTATTCATTATAACCCAACAATGGGATGCGCTCTATGGCGACCTTTACGAAGTGGGACTTACTGCAGTAACGGTAACAACCCGCAGGAACGCTCCGGACGCGCTTTCTCCAAATATAAAATCTATGAATTATCTCAACAATATACTGGCTAAAGTTGAGGCGAATAATAAAGGTGGAGATGAGGCTATATTCCTGGACAACAATGGATATGTTTCTGAAGGCTCAGGAGACAATATATTTGCAGTAAATAATGGTAAAGTTTACACACCACCGACCATCAACAATCTGAAAGGGATTACAAGGGCGGTTTCAATTGAGATTTTAAAGGACATGGGATATGAGGTTAATGAACAGCACATGGGATTGTTCGATTTATATACTGCAGATGAGATTTTTGTAACAGGTACAGCAGCTGAAGCAGCTCCTATAACTCAGATAGATGGACGAAGTATAGGTGACGGAAAACCCGGAAAGGTGACCAACAAAGTTATTGAGGCTTTTAAAGAAGTCACGAGAAACAACGGAACACCTATATACCCTGAAAACGAGGTTAAAGTTTAA
- a CDS encoding aldehyde ferredoxin oxidoreductase N-terminal domain-containing protein — MNLLSVSEEKKNYKVRSLSLNPCDKTKTVSFVDKDIVGPVDWGLKNHFDYRSYEYSEYSKNNVLCFGLGKLAGSKLPGTQRLIFSFRSPLWKGFFVSALGGAAHVFKRVGVDYVTIEGRSEKPSIIVLKGRKEGYVDVEFHEITENKLLNVYKGYNGKEGVYALSEYLISNFSSKYNNDYRCMVVGPGSLYSNMGATFSATLKNNEMVVGSEEWAGRGGSGSVLYQGHGVAGIVFGGEMERIFPGVDLSDLDNVKDILDTYYNESYIKVIKKRTTKYRYNPKIESGGTFGSNIHCLGEFIPLMNWKMIYMPRDERINIHEKLLDKYWKPFNKESMEPRNWTTCGEPCPVVCKKHRKGQHVDYEPYEADGPLAGSYEIHKTDVSVKKIDTIGIDAIEFGNLSAWILELISERLLSSKELGLSANPRFDMKNFDYEKDSEINANLVAELADNVAYGKTEVCKVLRQGIRKSASKFDEMFKERIKNHSSGYNSYKDFAVYVPFGEDGCIAPTMYWAVGNFVPVPIQGKYLTYYQFGFFDPETLAEECFKKAVYELYSENTGMCRFHRNWATEVIPLLLKKAWDIDIDKSHNEEIIKKMVEYDKKAGIKPSFWDSHRVLDIVAYGAKEFGNMKWWNEFENDKINTARKYWEMFLKSYEDKLGISWDYDYQIKQK; from the coding sequence GTGAATTTATTGAGTGTTTCAGAAGAAAAGAAAAACTACAAGGTTAGGTCGCTATCCCTAAACCCTTGTGATAAAACCAAAACCGTTAGTTTTGTTGATAAAGATATAGTAGGACCGGTGGACTGGGGATTGAAGAACCATTTTGACTACAGAAGTTATGAATACTCAGAATATAGTAAAAACAATGTATTGTGTTTTGGTCTGGGTAAACTTGCTGGAAGCAAACTTCCCGGTACTCAAAGATTAATATTTTCCTTCCGTTCACCGCTTTGGAAAGGTTTTTTTGTTTCTGCACTGGGTGGTGCAGCACATGTATTCAAAAGAGTGGGTGTTGATTATGTAACAATTGAAGGGAGGTCAGAAAAACCATCAATCATAGTACTAAAAGGCAGAAAAGAAGGATATGTAGATGTAGAGTTTCACGAAATTACAGAAAACAAATTGCTAAATGTCTACAAAGGATACAATGGTAAAGAAGGTGTTTACGCATTATCTGAATATTTAATAAGCAACTTTTCATCCAAGTATAATAATGATTATAGATGTATGGTCGTTGGTCCTGGTTCTTTATATTCCAACATGGGCGCAACATTTTCAGCCACTTTAAAAAACAATGAAATGGTTGTAGGTTCTGAAGAATGGGCTGGTAGAGGAGGGAGCGGCTCTGTTTTATATCAGGGCCATGGTGTTGCCGGCATTGTTTTTGGAGGAGAAATGGAAAGAATATTCCCTGGTGTAGACCTTTCAGATTTGGATAACGTCAAGGATATTCTTGACACATATTACAATGAATCATATATAAAGGTCATCAAAAAAAGAACCACCAAATACAGATATAATCCAAAAATAGAAAGTGGGGGCACATTTGGTTCCAATATTCATTGTCTGGGTGAATTCATACCCTTAATGAACTGGAAAATGATTTACATGCCCAGAGATGAAAGGATAAACATCCATGAAAAATTGTTAGATAAATACTGGAAACCATTCAACAAAGAATCTATGGAACCAAGAAACTGGACTACCTGTGGAGAGCCCTGTCCTGTGGTATGTAAAAAACATCGTAAAGGACAACATGTTGATTATGAGCCTTACGAAGCAGATGGTCCTCTGGCTGGTTCATATGAGATTCACAAAACGGATGTCTCGGTAAAAAAAATCGATACTATAGGGATTGATGCCATAGAGTTTGGCAATCTTTCAGCATGGATACTTGAACTGATATCTGAAAGGCTCTTATCATCAAAAGAACTTGGACTATCCGCTAACCCAAGATTTGACATGAAAAATTTTGATTATGAAAAAGATTCAGAAATAAACGCAAATCTCGTAGCAGAACTTGCCGATAATGTAGCTTATGGTAAAACTGAAGTTTGTAAAGTCTTGAGACAGGGAATAAGGAAATCCGCCAGCAAATTTGATGAGATGTTTAAAGAAAGAATTAAAAATCATAGTTCTGGTTATAATAGCTACAAAGATTTTGCAGTCTATGTGCCCTTCGGCGAAGATGGATGTATCGCTCCAACTATGTACTGGGCAGTTGGAAATTTTGTGCCTGTTCCAATACAGGGTAAATATCTCACCTATTATCAGTTTGGATTTTTCGACCCAGAAACTCTGGCAGAAGAATGTTTCAAAAAAGCTGTATATGAACTCTATTCTGAAAATACCGGGATGTGTAGATTTCACAGAAATTGGGCAACCGAGGTCATACCATTGCTTTTGAAAAAAGCATGGGATATTGACATAGATAAAAGCCACAATGAAGAAATTATTAAAAAAATGGTAGAATACGATAAAAAAGCCGGGATAAAACCTTCGTTCTGGGACAGCCACAGAGTTTTGGATATTGTTGCTTATGGTGCAAAAGAATTCGGCAACATGAAATGGTGGAATGAATTTGAAAATGACAAAATTAATACCGCCAGAAAATACTGGGAGATGTTTTTAAAATCCTATGAAGACAAACTGGGTATATCATGGGACTATGACTATCAGATTAAACAAAAATAA
- a CDS encoding glycine betaine ABC transporter substrate-binding protein translates to MKTNKNKLSVFIICLLLIFSLASSGCMQQNSEQTPNNKEPTSDKSKTIKLGSTTWDDGRATSNMFKHILESEGYNVELVYGDLGGVYQGLSDKDLDFYVSAWLPGTQGNYWNRYSEDLIIVNNLSSGARTGLVVPSYVPVDTINGLKENRDKFDGQIQGIEPGAGIMKQTENAISEYNLDYKLQSSSTVAMSTELGDAIKDEEWIVVTLWNPHWSFSRMKQEYGVDLKYLEDPKSVYGESDDITMIAREGFKEDYPKIYKLASDSSMGISEIESMMLDIENGMSPADAAQKWIDNNPEKVNKWLGK, encoded by the coding sequence ATGAAAACAAACAAAAATAAATTATCTGTATTTATAATATGTCTGTTGCTCATATTTTCCCTTGCTTCATCCGGATGTATGCAGCAAAATAGTGAGCAAACACCAAACAATAAAGAACCCACCTCTGATAAATCCAAAACGATAAAACTTGGCTCAACTACTTGGGATGATGGTCGGGCAACATCCAACATGTTCAAACATATACTGGAATCTGAAGGTTATAATGTGGAACTGGTATATGGTGACCTCGGTGGTGTATATCAGGGTTTGTCTGATAAAGACCTTGATTTTTATGTAAGTGCATGGTTGCCAGGCACACAGGGAAATTATTGGAATAGATACAGTGAAGACCTGATTATTGTAAATAACCTTTCATCGGGAGCTAGAACAGGGCTTGTAGTTCCGTCCTATGTGCCGGTGGATACTATTAATGGTTTAAAAGAAAACAGGGACAAATTCGATGGTCAGATACAGGGAATAGAGCCAGGTGCAGGCATTATGAAACAGACTGAAAATGCAATTTCTGAATACAACCTTGATTATAAATTGCAATCAAGCAGTACAGTTGCAATGTCTACTGAATTGGGTGATGCTATAAAAGATGAAGAATGGATTGTTGTAACCCTCTGGAATCCTCACTGGTCTTTTAGCCGTATGAAACAGGAGTATGGTGTAGATTTGAAATATCTTGAAGATCCAAAGAGTGTTTATGGTGAAAGCGATGATATAACCATGATAGCAAGAGAAGGTTTCAAAGAGGATTATCCAAAAATTTATAAACTGGCATCAGATTCCAGTATGGGTATATCAGAAATAGAATCCATGATGCTTGATATAGAAAATGGTATGAGTCCTGCAGATGCAGCTCAAAAATGGATTGACAACAATCCTGAAAAAGTAAATAAATGGCTTGGCAAATGA
- a CDS encoding DUF61 family protein translates to MSASIISKKKGYKSKMSDRRASITDDSIINRWMNLEIGKINNSIVTARKTLYQLLEEDNPSSKTKDGREYLFKKEIINKLENRLPEHIQTRLKLPILFFFDLQIDDSCYINDKTAFEALQILGEIGYKREFRNNRHWMGKAIAYSIKKKYPSAVQIVMT, encoded by the coding sequence TTGTCAGCCTCAATAATTTCAAAGAAAAAAGGATACAAATCTAAAATGTCTGACAGAAGAGCTTCAATTACTGATGATTCAATTATCAACCGATGGATGAACCTTGAAATAGGTAAAATAAACAACAGCATTGTAACTGCAAGGAAAACTCTTTACCAGCTACTTGAAGAAGATAATCCATCTTCAAAAACAAAAGATGGAAGAGAGTATTTATTTAAAAAAGAAATCATTAACAAACTCGAAAATAGGCTTCCAGAACATATACAAACGAGGTTAAAACTCCCGATATTATTTTTCTTTGACCTGCAGATAGATGATAGCTGTTATATAAATGATAAAACAGCTTTTGAAGCCCTGCAAATTCTTGGTGAAATCGGATATAAAAGAGAATTTCGAAACAACCGTCACTGGATGGGAAAAGCTATTGCGTATTCCATCAAGAAAAAATATCCAAGTGCTGTCCAGATTGTAATGACATAA
- a CDS encoding metalloregulator ArsR/SmtB family transcription factor: MSETNKNKKIFKALGCNTRLNILKLLADNEMHITGIANELGISVPVTAKHIRILENAELVERQKFGNSHILKVNTENIYTILDKFAPTKDIEVERGTNLLDILKKVSSVEVKKIGDREAVVSTDGDEGFFVYEVNGKMSDKTVHECTFEDDAIVEWKKLEPITRLKLDINIKDHEDNS, encoded by the coding sequence ATGAGTGAGACCAATAAAAATAAAAAAATATTCAAAGCTTTGGGCTGCAATACCCGACTGAATATACTCAAACTACTGGCAGATAATGAAATGCATATTACAGGTATAGCCAATGAGTTAGGCATATCTGTTCCAGTAACTGCAAAACATATAAGAATATTAGAAAATGCAGAACTTGTTGAACGTCAAAAGTTTGGTAATTCACATATATTAAAAGTTAATACAGAAAACATCTATACCATTTTGGATAAATTCGCACCAACCAAAGATATAGAAGTTGAAAGAGGAACTAACCTCCTTGATATACTCAAAAAGGTCTCATCAGTTGAAGTAAAAAAGATAGGAGATAGAGAAGCTGTCGTATCTACAGACGGAGATGAGGGTTTTTTCGTTTATGAAGTCAACGGGAAAATGTCAGATAAAACCGTTCATGAATGTACTTTTGAAGATGATGCTATTGTAGAATGGAAAAAGCTGGAACCTATTACCAGGTTGAAACTCGATATTAACATTAAAGACCATGAAGATAATAGTTAA
- a CDS encoding PGF-CTERM sorting domain-containing protein produces the protein MNKFNILGIILVSTLIVFALSVPVSAHEGHSHDNVSQSLVEVEDHANEIIIVAETIHTESAKIADDKSLNADLRTKAETVHKSSHEMEHIAKEIINHVETLESIEHPDENKDKVKTEISEINEHIDELANLLNSKSDAVHEVEENTPQSHKEYAENIHHEFHELGDIGSHLKEHASEIESDVIGTGEEYDHEHEEGSALAEVEEHANEIISVAGTIHTKSAKVADDKSLNDDLREKAETVHKSSHEMEHIAKEIISHVETLEGIEHPDENKDKVKTEISEINEHIDELANLLNSKSDAVHEVEENTPQSHKEYAKDIHHEFHELGDIGSHLKEHASEIESDVIGTGEEHDHEHEEGSSSESESSSKSSESEQEGAVESPGFGSLLAISGMFAVVYLVKRK, from the coding sequence ATGAATAAATTCAATATATTAGGAATAATTTTAGTATCAACTTTAATTGTGTTTGCTTTAAGTGTACCAGTCTCCGCTCATGAAGGACATTCACATGATAACGTCTCTCAATCACTGGTTGAGGTTGAAGATCATGCAAATGAGATAATAATTGTGGCAGAAACTATCCACACTGAGTCCGCAAAGATTGCTGATGACAAATCGTTAAATGCTGACCTGAGAACAAAAGCAGAAACTGTTCACAAATCTTCTCACGAGATGGAACACATTGCAAAAGAAATCATCAATCATGTCGAAACTCTTGAGAGTATTGAACACCCGGATGAAAACAAGGATAAGGTAAAAACTGAAATTAGTGAAATCAACGAACACATCGATGAATTAGCCAATCTCCTGAACTCAAAATCAGATGCTGTTCATGAAGTGGAAGAAAATACACCACAATCACACAAAGAATATGCTGAAAACATTCACCATGAGTTCCATGAACTCGGTGATATCGGAAGCCACCTTAAAGAGCATGCTTCTGAAATTGAAAGCGATGTGATTGGAACTGGAGAAGAATATGACCACGAACATGAAGAAGGTTCTGCATTAGCAGAAGTTGAAGAACATGCAAATGAGATTATAAGTGTGGCAGGAACCATCCACACTAAGTCCGCAAAGGTTGCTGATGACAAATCGTTAAATGATGACCTGAGAGAAAAAGCAGAGACAGTTCACAAATCTTCTCACGAGATGGAACACATTGCAAAAGAAATCATCAGTCATGTCGAAACTCTTGAAGGAATTGAACACCCGGATGAAAACAAGGATAAGGTAAAAACTGAAATTAGCGAAATCAACGAACACATCGATGAATTAGCCAATCTCCTGAACTCAAAATCAGATGCTGTTCATGAAGTGGAAGAAAATACACCGCAATCACACAAAGAATATGCTAAAGACATTCACCATGAGTTCCATGAACTCGGTGATATCGGAAGCCACCTTAAAGAGCATGCTTCTGAAATTGAAAGCGATGTGATTGGAACTGGAGAAGAACATGACCACGAACATGAAGAAGGTTCATCATCCGAAAGCGAATCCAGTTCTAAATCTTCAGAATCTGAACAAGAAGGAGCTGTTGAGAGTCCAGGATTTGGTTCATTGTTAGCAATATCCGGAATGTTTGCAGTTGTCTATCTTGTAAAAAGAAAATGA